The DNA sequence TCGCATATTGCATCTTTTGCGTGCTCGAGTTCGTTATTTTAAATGTAGGCACGCGGTATGTACACTCATAATTGAAGCAACGTGCAAgcgattttttaaaataaatttagtagcagagctaatacaagcaatttttagtgctgcaaatccatttatcctttgttgaaatttccacgtcttcatggagagagcgcgtcattgttgcttagcaaaggcagatgcctcCTATCAGGAGCGCAaatgcccgagcgctttggaaggAAGGAGAAAAAGCGACGTGCCTAGCATTTTCCATGTGTTTTTAAGCGCGccatgtgaacggccccttattcagCAACCGCAATCACAAACAAAATAGTCGAGATCTCATGACAGAACAGACagactgaatgacattttaatttatgttgaaCATCTCAGATAAAGATTTCTAAACTGCAGCTTACTTGGTTGTCAGTGTTTTCATATCATCATCTGCGCTTTCGCAatggctatgtttacatgcaaaCAAATTATCCGTTTGGAATCGGATTGATGGCTCAATtggactgaaaagccttcatgtaaacaccttaatttATCCAAGTGAGCTCGATCCAAATGAAATTTCGATTGGATTGAAGGGGTGGTTATTCCTCTTCTAATACAATTGAGCATACATGTAAACCCTCGATCGGATTGAACCACAAAAATGAGTATACTGGGCATGTGCAATGACGCAGAAATAACGTAATGACATAATGACGCATGGGACGAGCAGCTCTTCCTTTTaaataaagtgttgtataaatgcgtgtcctgtcattataaaactccccTTTCACTCTGCAACTGTGAAGTGGTGTAGTGgtgttttttatgtaataaatgaGCAGCATACCCATTTATCCATAAATGGGTAAATATgaattctgctgttaaaaacaaataaagaaaccctgtaggagagtggttattatgtgcaaacagtgatAAACTCTATATCTAtgtcattttcactttcactatttgtgcagtgtgtgcacgtcaaaaaaaatctattccaatttgaagcttgtgacatataaacgTGCACATCAACCCCGGTTCTCGTTCTctgtacgtcgctaactcagttagctggatttgattgttgatgatttggcatgatcttggattgGTTGGTTCTTCAACGCTCATCCTGgagttgctgtcatagcaacaggtctgtAAACTTAAACCTGGTCGGGAGCAgggttatttcatgtaaacaggattagatcgcatCTTTTTAAGCAGAACTGAAACTTAGAATCTGTCCACTACCACTGCTACTTTATTAGTGGAGTATcccactgatccagggacaataatttaaaataataataaaaaaaataatttaaagataatATAATGTTGTGTAGTCTTTAATACCATATACACAGcaagttttactcactgaaagatTTATtgatcataaaataattatttcatgatTATATTAATTAGTCTTGCACACAGATAATGTAGAGTTTTGCATTAATTTGAGTGATGATGGCTATTAtgagagtggcttgatggagcgcaggagatgcagagaacatgatcttgacccttaagaaactttcattaatgctgtcacgtaacgaACCTGTtcaaatatacaattttatttgaaatttgaattGCTAATTACtaagttgaaataaaaatgtaaagtctgTACAAATATTAGAAGTCGTGAATATAAATAATTgggaataatgtaaaaaaaattaaaataaaataaagtcagtccacattttcatttatctattataacatttatgtagttttgttctcTTGGCTGTTTCCTTAGAAAAGTCCAGAGATTTGTCacgtttttcgtcaggtgtctttaattatatgatgtcattatgtTGCTGTCTTGCCACCTGCCAATTGCTGCACTGCTGATCGCTGCACTGCTAATCGTGGTTTTGAGTATCAATACATAGCCCCTTTTAAACCAAAGCATGAACGTGCAGTTATCTCAGATGACTCAGTCCAGCCATACTAATCATCAACAACAGGTGCATTCGAAGAACCAAATTAGCCAGATCCTGATAAGCGAGATGATATCATTTTGGATGTGACATTtcatctcggatgtaataagcgacatAAGAAGAATGGACCACGATCACTTtgtgttcatgtaaacactacattcagattcaTCAAACAGAATTAATTCAGTCCAGTAGATCCAAAAAGTTTACATATAAACGTAGCCAGTGAAGAGTGAGTTCATGCACATTGTTGCCAGATTGCTAAAATTTAGCAAAACACCAGACAAAAAGTATCCTTTTAACACAAAGTCTCTGATTTGGGGATTTGAATAGTTGATATCTGGCAACCGCACACATGAAAGCTTGCGTTGTAGAGGTGTACAGCAGTCCAATTATATTGGttaataatacagtttttttttttttcgaaaacaattttttttatacatttaggcagtttatacatttattagtATAAATTAGTATAATTTATTAGTATAAAATTTGTTAGTATTTTATTGTCAACGATTCTGCATGTTGATATagtcagttattttttattgaccTTATTGTTATCTCGTCATCATCTCATTTTAGTCATGATGGGGGAAAAAACGCTTGTCAACGAACCTTTTTCATCATAGTTTTCGAAATTAACACTAATACAGATATTttcaatgtttaatatttttttttcccaaagatGCAAAATTTTGGACAAGCATCTAGCTATTTTGGTGAAGAAACATCTGGAAACAAAGTTTATCAAGCTGAATGTTGAGAAGGCTCCATTCCTAACTGAGAGGCTGAAGATTAAAGTCATTCCAACACTGGCTCTGGTGAAGGATGGGAAGACTAAGGATTATATTGTGGGCTTCACTGATCTGGGCAACAGAGATGACTTCCCTACTGAAGTGCTGGAGTGGAGACTGGGCTGCTCAGGTATCATTAACTACAGGTGAGTGAAGGAgatatgtatcctatagttaagCAGGACACATGGTGCATGTTAAGGAGCGTGTTGAAAAGAGTCGTGATGTCACAATTCTCCCTATTTATGTGCAaggattacacttttttttttttttcattcaactaCGTTAAGTTTTAAGTTCTGAAACTTTCACTATGTTTTTATTCTAGAGGAATGTACAATAAAACCATTACTGTAAAGTATATGTGTAAAtatcaaaaacattttgattctttgatatcttaaaatgtaatttatccctttgatagcaaagctgaattttcagcagccattattcctgttttcagtgtcccatgatctttcagaaatcattgtaatgtgccgatttggtgctcaagataacgtttattattactgaataataaaaaaaataatattactattattattattttaatgaatagaaatttcacaaGGACAGCATTTTTAATTGCTTTACTgtaacttctgatcaatttaatgtgtcgtcctcgctgaataaaagtattaatttgtttttatttctttaattttaaatgaaaactacTTTAACATTTCTGTCTGTTCTCCTTCTAGTGGGAATCTTTTGGAGCCACCCACTGGTAGACAGAAGTCTGGGTCAAAGTTCACCAAGGTGGAGAAAAAGACCATCAGAGGAAAAGGTTATGACTCGGACTCTGAATCTGATGATGATTAGAGGACTAAAACAACAAGCTCCGTCTTTCTCAGGGCTTCCTACATAACAGTCCGAAGTCTTGtaacaccacttttttttttgtcttttttgcagTGTCTATTTAATTTCTTCTGTCTCACCTTTGTCTTGTTTGCCCATTTTAAGATGACTGAATACCACCTAATATTGTGTTAATACTTAAtttcacttttttgttttaatgtacaaAAGTGAAACTTTTCTGTGGAGCATAATTCTGGTGAAGGTTCTCTCTCTTTAGCACCAATTTATTTTCTAAGGAAGTTTTTGTAAGATGGAACAACAGGAAGCATTTAAATAGTGCAAAGACGAAATCAATATTTTGCCTCTTAATGGACTGATGCTCAGATCAGTGAGCACCAAACAAGTGCCAAGTAAGCAAACTTCTGTATTCCACTAAGGATTGCCACCTCTTTCTCTCATTGATGTGAAGGAagtgcattttctttttctttatagcAGTACATGacataaaaaatgatataaaatgcCTGTTTTGCTcatcaattaaaaatgtttttttctgtccCACTGAACATTAGTCATTTAAATATTACATCTCCTGAGATACTATCTCCACAAAGGTATATGACTCCATTTCTATTTCTGCTCAAGTGGTTTCAGGAGACGTTTCACTACCAACTCCTCTGCTGTTCAGACAGGTGTTAGCCATGTCCTCCTCAGCAGGTAATCCGGAGGGGAGCTTGAGAGGCTCAATCCTGCAGATGaagatattatataaataaacagatattatataaaaataaagtttaatctaatgGTCAGCAATCATGTTAAAAGGATTTAAAGTGTTTTGAAATGTGTAAATCCAACTTACCTAACTAGGTGCTTAATGATTTTGAGTAGATTGTTCACTGATGGGGTGTTCTTGTGATCATGGGGTTCATGTgcctgatgataaaaaaaaaaacatgtaatatttcacTGGAATTTCTTGGtataattgtaatttaaaaaatggaTGATCACATCCCACCATCATAAGCCCCAAACTCTTTACAACCTTATTTTCCCAATAGGGTCGTCTCATCGTGCTTCTATTAGCAGTTTAAGTGGATGTTCTGGATCACCACCAAACTTGTTTTCTATGCTTCTATGTCATGTTTTTTGCTCGTTCCTCAAATATCTGCAGGACGAAAATGTGTGATGTCATTACGTTCAATTAACCTAATCGAATAAAATGACGCAAGCACATTTGAGCTGTCACAAACCTGTGGAGGAACGCGACTCTTAGTGAATTTAGTTCGACGTGATGTGGCTTGTGTCAGATTCTGCAAtcacagttttttaaaaagatGACAGTCATCGAATCAGTTATCACGATTTATCCATCGAGGTTAATGATGAAATGTGAAGGGGTCTCACCTTTGTGACACTGGAGGAAGATGATTATACACTTGCCTTGACTTCGGCAATACGTAGTAACGTTATTAGCTAGCAAGCTAGCTAGAATTAATCATGTCCAGTAAGTTACAGCACTCAGTAACTGGACTATTTATAGTGGCCAGAACTGCGTAAAGGGATTTGAATGTTATTGCGAAATGTTAACGGGTGAGGGTATCATAAAAACTAACTATACTACATCGCATGCTTGTATGTCAAAATATGATGACTGGAAACGGAAACGACTCTTTGTGAAGggtcatttcaaaataagagttccCCGATTCGGAACTTTAGAACAGTTCGTTTCAAATAACCGGTTTAAAAAGTATGAAGTATTCCAAGATTCAGCTACATcgatataatttacatttatattaaacatttcttggttgattttttttattgcataaacTGACATAAATGACAACTAAATTTTCTAAAGAGACTATTCTCGGTTCAGCTCAGTAAGTTGTTTATTCAGAATGAACCATTCAGACTGTTCAACAGATTCACTAAAAAGATCCGA is a window from the Carassius gibelio isolate Cgi1373 ecotype wild population from Czech Republic chromosome A9, carGib1.2-hapl.c, whole genome shotgun sequence genome containing:
- the LOC128019723 gene encoding thioredoxin domain-containing protein 9, whose translation is MASQSMEVVAKALEQQMLQSARIVEEKLDGELEKLEHMDEDELERLKERRLEALKKAQKQKQEWISKGHGEYREIPSERDFFSEVKDSKNVVCHFYRDSTFRCKILDKHLAILVKKHLETKFIKLNVEKAPFLTERLKIKVIPTLALVKDGKTKDYIVGFTDLGNRDDFPTEVLEWRLGCSGIINYSGNLLEPPTGRQKSGSKFTKVEKKTIRGKGYDSDSESDDD